From a region of the Pontixanthobacter gangjinensis genome:
- a CDS encoding aldo/keto reductase, translating into MKYVQFGGTGLTVSKLCLGCMSFGDAAAEGHDWAMDLDSSRPMIRQALEAGINFFDTANAYSGGTSEEYVGTLLREMAKRDEIVIATKAFFRWRQAPNTGGLSAKALMHAVDDSLRRLRTDYIDLYQIHRLDPQTPMEEIVETLDAIVRSGKVRYIGASSMYAWQFQKMLHIAQQAGLKRFISMQNYVNLLYREEEREMLPLCADQGIAVMPWSPMARGKLTRPWESTTERSESDLVGKALYARTQENDQQVVETVYALAKERGLPMAQIALAWLLHKPEVTSPIIGATKPKHIEDAVAALEVTLSEQEIKRLEAPYAPHPIMGLFAMPAADLKVTVNG; encoded by the coding sequence ATGAAATATGTTCAATTCGGCGGCACCGGCCTGACTGTATCGAAGCTTTGCCTTGGCTGCATGAGTTTTGGTGATGCGGCTGCCGAAGGGCACGATTGGGCGATGGATTTGGACAGTTCACGCCCAATGATCCGGCAAGCGCTGGAAGCGGGCATCAATTTCTTTGATACGGCCAATGCATATTCGGGAGGAACATCCGAAGAATATGTCGGCACGCTGCTAAGGGAAATGGCCAAACGCGACGAGATTGTGATCGCTACAAAAGCCTTCTTCCGCTGGCGGCAGGCCCCCAATACTGGCGGTCTGTCGGCCAAGGCGTTGATGCACGCGGTTGATGACAGCCTGCGCCGCCTTAGAACCGATTACATTGACCTCTACCAGATCCACCGGCTCGATCCGCAAACCCCGATGGAAGAAATTGTCGAAACACTGGATGCCATCGTTAGGTCGGGCAAAGTCCGCTATATTGGCGCTTCATCAATGTATGCGTGGCAATTTCAGAAAATGCTGCACATCGCGCAGCAGGCGGGCCTCAAGCGGTTCATCTCAATGCAGAATTACGTAAATCTTCTCTACCGCGAGGAAGAGCGGGAAATGCTGCCACTTTGCGCCGACCAAGGCATTGCGGTCATGCCTTGGAGCCCGATGGCACGGGGGAAATTGACCCGGCCATGGGAAAGCACAACCGAACGATCGGAAAGCGATCTGGTCGGGAAGGCACTCTATGCCCGGACACAGGAAAATGACCAGCAGGTGGTTGAAACCGTATACGCGCTTGCCAAAGAACGCGGCCTTCCAATGGCGCAGATTGCCCTGGCTTGGCTTTTGCATAAGCCCGAAGTCACCAGCCCGATTATTGGTGCAACCAAGCCCAAACATATAGAAGATGCAGTCGCAGCGCTGGAAGTGACGCTTTCTGAACAAGAGATCAAACGCCTCGAAGCGCCCTACGCTCCGCATCCGATTATGGGGCTTTTCGCAATGCCGGCTGCGGATCTCAAGGTGACCGTGAACGGCTGA
- a CDS encoding tryptophan halogenase family protein, producing the protein MPIKNIVIVGGGTAGWMAASALSRLKAGNDVNITLVESEQIGTVGVGEATIPPFIEFNNLLEIDEAEMMAACQATFKLGIQFSNWGKQGDSYIHPFGGYGYGMGGISFHQVWHRFQAGGDKRPIQVFNLETMAAYFGKFARTKDYQRDDLPPINYAYHLDATRYAQFLRAYAEQRGVVRREGRVADVTLNNESGFVDSVTMDDGTVISGDLFVDCSGFRGLLIEQALGTGYEDWSHYLPCNRAVALPCNRDDGSPPSPFTKATAHSAGWQWQVPLQHRNGNGHVYCSEFMDDDEAHDILVGNLAGKPTAEPNFLRFVTGRRKKFWNKNVVALGLAAGFMEPLESTSIHLINTGINKLIAVASLDGITQTQEDAFNRFTGKEYERIRDFLILHYNSTTRDDSEFWNYCRTMSVPDSLTEKVELFKANGQIFREDDELFTESSWTAVMMGQGIAMNGHSPVADTLEMPKLRTEFDEIEKSIKFVVHHMPSHQEYLAKYCPAPPM; encoded by the coding sequence ATGCCCATTAAGAATATCGTTATCGTTGGTGGGGGTACTGCGGGCTGGATGGCGGCATCTGCTTTGTCACGCCTTAAGGCAGGCAATGATGTGAATATCACTCTGGTGGAATCCGAACAGATAGGAACAGTCGGCGTTGGCGAGGCGACGATCCCTCCTTTCATCGAATTCAACAATCTACTCGAAATCGACGAAGCAGAGATGATGGCTGCGTGTCAGGCCACCTTCAAGCTGGGGATCCAGTTTTCGAATTGGGGTAAGCAAGGTGACAGCTATATCCACCCATTCGGTGGCTATGGGTATGGTATGGGTGGGATTTCCTTCCACCAAGTATGGCACCGTTTTCAGGCCGGCGGGGATAAAAGGCCGATTCAGGTCTTCAACCTAGAAACTATGGCCGCCTATTTTGGCAAATTTGCCCGAACTAAAGACTATCAGCGCGATGATTTGCCGCCGATAAACTATGCCTATCATCTCGACGCGACCCGCTACGCACAATTCCTTCGCGCTTATGCCGAACAGCGGGGGGTCGTTCGGCGAGAGGGGCGCGTTGCCGATGTGACCCTGAATAATGAAAGCGGTTTTGTTGATTCGGTTACCATGGACGATGGAACAGTGATATCCGGTGATCTGTTCGTCGATTGCTCCGGTTTTCGCGGCTTATTGATCGAGCAGGCACTGGGTACCGGATACGAGGATTGGTCACATTATCTGCCGTGCAATCGCGCTGTCGCTTTGCCGTGTAATCGCGACGATGGCAGCCCTCCGTCTCCATTTACCAAGGCAACGGCCCATTCTGCCGGTTGGCAATGGCAGGTGCCGCTTCAGCATCGGAACGGAAACGGCCATGTCTATTGCAGCGAGTTTATGGATGATGATGAAGCGCATGATATTCTTGTCGGCAATCTGGCTGGTAAGCCAACCGCAGAGCCCAATTTTCTCCGGTTTGTAACGGGCAGGCGGAAAAAATTCTGGAATAAGAACGTCGTTGCGCTGGGGCTGGCGGCGGGTTTTATGGAGCCGCTTGAATCGACGTCAATTCATCTGATTAACACTGGTATCAATAAACTGATCGCGGTTGCTTCGTTAGACGGCATCACCCAAACGCAAGAGGACGCATTCAACCGTTTCACGGGCAAGGAATACGAGCGGATCCGCGATTTTCTGATTTTGCATTACAATTCCACCACCCGAGACGACTCCGAGTTTTGGAATTATTGCCGGACAATGTCTGTGCCTGACAGTCTGACCGAAAAGGTCGAACTGTTTAAGGCCAATGGTCAAATCTTCCGCGAGGATGACGAACTGTTTACTGAATCCAGCTGGACCGCAGTGATGATGGGGCAAGGTATTGCAATGAATGGACACAGCCCAGTTGCGGATACCCTGGAAATGCCCAAGTTGAGAACTGAATTTGATGAGATTGAGAAGTCGATCAAATTCGTCGTCCATCATATGCCTTCTCATCAGGAATATCTCGCGAAATACTGTCCAGCGCCGCCAATGTAG
- the metH gene encoding methionine synthase, with translation MTQPSTAQFVNIGERTNVTGSARFKKLIMADDYASAVEVAREQVENGAQVIDVNMDEGLLDAVHAMTTFLKLIAAEPDIARVPLMIDSSKWDVIEAGLKCVSGKPIVNSISMKEGEEQFLDQARKCMDYGAAVVVMAFDETGQADTKQRKVEICSRAYKLLTGIGFPPEDIIFDPNIFAVATGIEEHDRYGLDFIEAVREIKANCPLAKTSGGLSNLSFSFRGNETVRRAMHSVFLYHAIPAGLDMAIVNAGQLDVYDQIDPVLREACEDVILMRPVEGEESATERLINLAESYKGRDPVAEKQAAEWRGWAVEKRLEHALVKGIDADIVSDTEEMRSAIEAAGGRPIQVIEGPLMDGMNVVGDLFGSGKMFLPQVVKSARVMKKAVAHLIPFIEAEKDLLAEEDRKAKGKIIMATVKGDVHDIGKNIVGVVLQCNGYEVVDLGVMVPWTKILETAITEKADIIGLSGLITPSLDEMVTVAEEMQRAGMTMPLLIGGATTSKVHTALRIDGSYDGPVIHVLDASRAVGVASKLLSDTLRDDFVTGTAAEYQHVRDVRAGKGQSELLSLEDARANYYDAYLSDKAAPPLEPGVHAFEDWSLADLREVIDWTPFFRAWELHGNYPAILRDEVVGETARSLFADAQEMLDKIVKEKWLTAKGVCGFWPCARDGDDVTIHRVNREEHVLLPFLRQQVKKSRDRANMCLADFIDPAGDWIGGFAVGIHGIDEHIARFKADNDDYSDILLKALADRFAEAFAERLHQHVRTDLWGYAPGEQLTNEALIKEQYRGIRPAPGYPACPDHSLKPILFDLLDAEANTGISLTENFAMWPTSAVSGFYFGHPEAAYFGVARIGRDQLEDYAQRRNIDLSTAERYLRPNLD, from the coding sequence ATGACCCAGCCTAGCACCGCGCAATTCGTTAATATTGGCGAACGCACCAATGTAACCGGCTCTGCCCGGTTTAAAAAACTGATCATGGCTGATGATTATGCATCCGCTGTCGAAGTCGCGCGGGAGCAAGTTGAAAACGGCGCTCAGGTAATCGACGTCAATATGGACGAGGGGCTGCTAGATGCGGTTCACGCCATGACGACATTCTTGAAACTGATTGCTGCCGAACCCGATATTGCCCGCGTTCCTTTGATGATCGACAGTTCCAAATGGGATGTTATCGAGGCTGGGCTGAAATGCGTTTCGGGAAAGCCGATCGTCAATTCAATTTCGATGAAAGAAGGCGAGGAGCAATTTCTCGACCAAGCGCGCAAATGCATGGATTACGGCGCGGCGGTGGTGGTGATGGCGTTCGATGAAACCGGACAGGCCGACACCAAGCAGCGCAAGGTCGAAATTTGCAGCCGCGCTTATAAATTGCTGACTGGCATCGGCTTTCCGCCCGAGGATATTATCTTCGACCCCAATATTTTCGCGGTTGCCACCGGCATAGAGGAGCATGATCGATACGGGCTCGACTTCATCGAAGCTGTCCGCGAGATCAAAGCCAATTGCCCTCTTGCCAAGACATCGGGCGGGCTGTCCAATCTTTCTTTCAGCTTTCGCGGCAACGAAACCGTGCGCCGCGCAATGCACTCGGTGTTTCTCTATCACGCGATCCCGGCGGGTCTTGATATGGCGATCGTCAATGCGGGGCAGCTTGATGTCTATGACCAGATTGATCCGGTTCTGCGCGAGGCGTGCGAGGATGTGATCCTGATGCGCCCGGTTGAAGGTGAGGAGAGCGCGACCGAACGGCTGATCAATCTTGCTGAAAGTTACAAAGGCCGCGATCCGGTCGCAGAGAAACAAGCCGCTGAATGGCGCGGTTGGGCGGTGGAAAAGCGGCTCGAACATGCGCTGGTCAAGGGGATCGATGCCGACATCGTTTCTGACACTGAGGAAATGCGCAGCGCCATCGAAGCCGCTGGTGGCCGGCCGATCCAGGTAATTGAAGGCCCGCTGATGGACGGGATGAATGTCGTAGGCGATCTGTTCGGCAGCGGCAAAATGTTCCTGCCGCAAGTGGTCAAATCAGCGCGCGTGATGAAGAAGGCGGTCGCTCATCTGATCCCCTTTATCGAGGCTGAGAAGGATCTGCTGGCGGAGGAAGACCGCAAGGCCAAGGGCAAGATCATCATGGCTACCGTCAAGGGTGATGTTCATGATATTGGCAAAAATATCGTTGGCGTTGTACTGCAATGTAACGGGTATGAGGTAGTGGATCTGGGTGTGATGGTGCCGTGGACCAAAATCCTTGAAACGGCGATAACCGAGAAGGCCGATATAATCGGTCTTTCGGGCCTGATTACGCCCTCGCTCGATGAAATGGTCACCGTTGCAGAAGAAATGCAACGCGCCGGAATGACCATGCCGCTGCTGATCGGCGGTGCGACCACCAGCAAGGTTCACACAGCACTGCGGATTGACGGGTCCTATGACGGGCCGGTGATCCATGTGCTCGATGCCAGCCGTGCGGTCGGTGTGGCAAGCAAGCTGCTGTCCGATACCCTGCGCGATGATTTCGTCACCGGAACTGCCGCCGAATATCAGCATGTCCGCGATGTTCGTGCAGGCAAGGGGCAGAGCGAGTTGCTCAGCCTCGAAGATGCACGAGCCAATTATTATGACGCGTATCTAAGTGACAAGGCCGCGCCGCCGCTAGAGCCAGGCGTGCATGCGTTTGAAGATTGGTCGCTCGCCGATTTGCGCGAAGTGATCGACTGGACGCCCTTCTTCCGCGCTTGGGAATTGCACGGCAATTATCCGGCGATACTGCGGGATGAAGTCGTGGGTGAAACCGCCCGCAGCCTATTTGCCGATGCGCAGGAAATGCTCGATAAAATCGTCAAGGAGAAATGGCTGACTGCCAAGGGCGTATGTGGCTTCTGGCCCTGCGCGCGCGATGGCGACGATGTGACCATCCACCGCGTGAACCGCGAGGAGCATGTCTTGCTTCCGTTCCTGCGCCAACAGGTCAAGAAATCGCGCGACCGCGCCAATATGTGCCTAGCGGATTTCATCGACCCGGCAGGCGATTGGATCGGCGGGTTTGCGGTCGGTATCCACGGAATCGACGAACATATTGCCCGTTTCAAAGCTGATAATGATGATTATTCGGATATTCTGCTCAAAGCGTTAGCTGACCGGTTTGCCGAAGCCTTTGCCGAACGCCTGCACCAGCACGTCCGCACCGATCTGTGGGGTTATGCGCCGGGTGAGCAGCTGACCAATGAAGCGCTGATTAAGGAACAGTATCGCGGCATACGGCCCGCACCGGGCTATCCCGCTTGCCCCGATCATAGTCTAAAACCGATATTGTTCGATCTGCTCGATGCAGAGGCGAATACGGGCATTTCGTTGACGGAGAATTTTGCGATGTGGCCGACTTCGGCAGTTAGCGGTTTCTATTTCGGCCATCCTGAAGCTGCGTATTTCGGCGTGGCACGGATCGGACGCGACCAGCTGGAAGACTACGCCCAGCGGCGCAATATCGACCTTTCCACGGCAGAACGGTATCTGCGGCCCAATCTCGATTGA
- a CDS encoding homocysteine S-methyltransferase family protein, which translates to MTALPTARESLNAEAAKRVLIFDGAFGTQIQDRKLSEADYAGDLGLEADQKGNNDILALTCPEVIEDITRAYLDAGSDVISTNTFSANVISQADYAAESLVKEINFASAQIARRLADTFEGNDGRPRFVAGAIGPTNKTLSLSPDVEDPGFREIDFDYLTSVYHEQAAALVEGGADFILIETIFDTLNAKAGIMAVKQLERELGRDVPIMLSMTLTDLSGRNLSGHTVEAFWYAVRHANPVTIGLNCSFGAEQLRPHVQLLSKIADTLLLAYPNAGLPNELGEYDEAPATTASLVREWAEKEQVNVLGGCCGSTPDHIAAIAKAVEGLSPRKMPGRDTKMRLAGLEPFTIAA; encoded by the coding sequence ATGACCGCCCTCCCAACAGCGCGCGAGAGTTTGAACGCTGAAGCCGCCAAACGCGTGCTAATTTTCGACGGAGCGTTCGGCACGCAAATTCAGGACCGGAAATTGTCCGAAGCAGATTATGCAGGTGATCTGGGTCTGGAGGCCGACCAGAAGGGTAATAATGATATTTTGGCGCTGACCTGTCCCGAAGTGATCGAGGATATTACCCGCGCCTATCTCGACGCCGGATCGGATGTAATTTCGACCAACACCTTCTCCGCCAATGTGATTAGCCAGGCGGATTATGCGGCCGAAAGTCTGGTGAAGGAAATTAACTTTGCATCTGCCCAGATTGCTCGGCGTCTTGCCGATACATTCGAAGGGAATGATGGCCGTCCACGCTTTGTTGCAGGCGCAATCGGCCCGACCAACAAGACGCTTTCGCTCAGCCCCGATGTCGAAGACCCCGGTTTTCGCGAAATTGATTTTGATTATCTGACCTCCGTTTATCACGAGCAGGCCGCAGCGTTGGTTGAAGGCGGTGCGGATTTCATTCTGATCGAAACAATTTTTGATACGTTGAATGCCAAAGCCGGCATCATGGCGGTCAAACAATTGGAACGCGAGCTGGGCCGCGATGTGCCGATCATGCTTTCGATGACGCTGACCGATCTATCTGGGCGCAACCTTTCGGGCCATACTGTAGAGGCGTTTTGGTATGCCGTGCGCCACGCCAATCCGGTAACTATCGGCCTCAATTGCAGTTTCGGCGCAGAGCAGCTTCGCCCGCATGTGCAATTGCTCAGTAAAATTGCCGACACGCTGCTGCTGGCCTACCCGAATGCAGGCCTGCCCAATGAGCTTGGCGAATATGACGAGGCCCCCGCTACCACCGCATCGCTGGTCCGCGAATGGGCCGAAAAAGAACAGGTCAACGTCCTTGGCGGCTGCTGCGGGTCAACGCCCGACCACATTGCCGCCATTGCCAAAGCCGTCGAGGGGCTATCGCCCCGAAAAATGCCCGGGCGCGATACCAAGATGCGCCTTGCGGGCCTCGAACCGTTTACGATTGCTGCATAA
- the gcvH gene encoding glycine cleavage system protein GcvH, with amino-acid sequence MARYFTDEHEWIDVEGDTATVGITDYAQEQLGDIVFVELPDVGAMIDKGGDAAVVESVKAASDVYAPITGEVMEGNPALEEDPALVNTSPEEDGWFFKMTIGDKSELEGLMDAKAYEAFVAEL; translated from the coding sequence ATGGCCCGCTATTTTACCGATGAGCATGAGTGGATCGACGTTGAAGGCGACACCGCCACAGTCGGCATTACCGATTACGCGCAGGAACAATTGGGCGATATTGTCTTCGTCGAACTGCCTGATGTTGGGGCGATGATTGACAAGGGCGGCGATGCTGCAGTCGTTGAATCGGTCAAAGCGGCGAGCGACGTCTATGCGCCAATCACCGGCGAAGTGATGGAAGGTAATCCCGCGCTCGAGGAAGATCCTGCGTTGGTCAACACCTCACCTGAGGAAGATGGCTGGTTCTTCAAGATGACCATTGGCGACAAGTCAGAGCTGGAAGGCCTGATGGATGCCAAGGCTTACGAGGCGTTTGTCGCTGAATTGTAA
- a CDS encoding LacI family DNA-binding transcriptional regulator has protein sequence MTDRKARYRVTSFDVAERAGVSQSTVSRALAGSSAITEATRAKVMKAAEELGYVVDERAARLRRGKTGTLAVVVIGRPEEAASDVNPFYFSLLGSVCAAAAAQGLETLVSFQSEADQFFGKYEERGQADGLIVIGTTVNEPAWEYFRELASDGRAVAFWGSPFGDLEWVRSDNYEGGIIAAKELMAAGCSNIVHIGTIDSPQQQFRERYEGYEAALQKQGLIPHIQPVDDALDREQQGRDAIAQLVENGTKFDGLFVACDSMALGALEELHARGIEVPKSCSIVGFDGIRAGQHSNPPLTSIEPDFDVAGAMLVRTVLGEDEAAERRVPVRLLHRGSVRRG, from the coding sequence ATGACGGATCGCAAAGCGCGCTACCGTGTGACGTCATTTGATGTTGCTGAACGCGCTGGCGTTAGCCAGTCAACCGTGTCGCGTGCCCTTGCTGGATCAAGCGCGATAACGGAGGCTACTCGGGCCAAAGTTATGAAGGCGGCGGAAGAGCTTGGCTATGTCGTGGATGAACGCGCAGCCCGTTTGCGACGCGGCAAAACGGGCACATTGGCCGTGGTTGTGATTGGGCGACCGGAAGAAGCTGCCAGCGACGTCAACCCATTCTATTTTTCGTTGCTTGGTAGCGTATGTGCGGCAGCGGCTGCGCAAGGTCTCGAGACTTTGGTGTCGTTCCAATCCGAGGCAGACCAATTCTTCGGCAAATATGAAGAACGTGGCCAAGCAGACGGCCTGATCGTTATCGGGACCACAGTGAACGAACCCGCGTGGGAGTATTTCCGTGAGCTGGCCAGCGACGGGCGAGCCGTTGCCTTTTGGGGTTCGCCATTTGGCGATCTGGAGTGGGTCAGATCGGATAATTATGAAGGCGGGATTATTGCGGCGAAGGAACTGATGGCTGCGGGATGCAGCAATATCGTTCATATCGGCACAATCGACTCACCCCAACAGCAATTTCGCGAACGGTATGAAGGCTATGAGGCGGCGCTGCAAAAACAGGGTCTAATACCGCATATACAACCAGTGGATGATGCGCTTGATAGGGAGCAGCAAGGGCGTGATGCGATCGCGCAGTTGGTTGAAAATGGTACCAAATTTGACGGATTGTTTGTCGCCTGCGATTCCATGGCTCTGGGCGCGCTCGAAGAACTGCACGCACGCGGCATAGAAGTGCCAAAATCATGTTCGATTGTCGGTTTTGACGGTATCCGCGCGGGCCAGCACAGCAATCCGCCTTTGACCTCGATCGAGCCGGATTTCGATGTCGCTGGCGCGATGTTGGTGCGCACAGTTTTGGGCGAAGACGAAGCCGCCGAGCGCCGCGTGCCCGTTCGCCTGCTGCATCGCGGCAGCGTGCGCCGGGGTTGA
- the gcvT gene encoding glycine cleavage system aminomethyltransferase GcvT, which translates to MSDEILDIEDTHPDDMPEEQVLPLDAWHRAQGARMVEFAGYQMPIQYAGPYGGIVAEHEWTRNSASLFDVSHMGQLSLEGEGAAEALEALLPGDISALKPGKMRYSLLLDENGGILDDLIVTNTGHGLGIVVNGAVKWDDIAHLHEHLPDNITLTHHADQALVALQGPKAGEVLEAIIPGTGALTFMTAGAFEWKGAFVWVSRAGYTGEDGFEVSIGAEQVEAFADALVADDRVQPAGLGARDSLRLEAGLPLYGHDLDVNTDPVSAGLLFALTKSRRETGGWMGHETCARMLADGAPTKRVGLKVEGRMPAREGALVFSGDTEIGRVTSGGFSPTLGYPIAMAYVMADYAKPGTALQIEVRNKRLDAAVVPMPFVPQNYYRGE; encoded by the coding sequence ATGAGCGACGAGATTCTGGATATCGAAGACACCCACCCGGACGATATGCCGGAGGAGCAAGTGCTGCCGCTTGACGCGTGGCACCGCGCGCAAGGCGCTCGGATGGTTGAGTTCGCCGGCTACCAAATGCCGATCCAATACGCTGGTCCATACGGGGGCATCGTGGCCGAGCATGAATGGACACGAAACTCCGCCAGTCTTTTTGATGTTAGCCATATGGGCCAGCTATCACTAGAGGGTGAGGGCGCCGCAGAAGCGCTCGAAGCTTTGCTGCCGGGCGATATTTCCGCGCTCAAGCCGGGCAAAATGCGCTATTCTCTGCTGCTTGATGAAAACGGCGGTATCCTTGATGATCTGATTGTGACCAACACAGGCCATGGTTTGGGCATTGTCGTCAATGGCGCGGTGAAATGGGATGACATCGCTCATCTTCACGAGCATCTGCCCGATAATATCACGCTGACGCATCATGCCGACCAAGCATTGGTTGCTCTGCAAGGTCCGAAGGCTGGCGAAGTGCTCGAGGCGATTATTCCTGGCACTGGCGCGCTGACATTCATGACTGCAGGAGCGTTTGAGTGGAAGGGCGCGTTCGTCTGGGTCAGCCGCGCTGGCTATACCGGCGAAGACGGTTTCGAGGTATCTATCGGCGCGGAACAGGTAGAAGCATTCGCCGACGCGCTGGTTGCTGATGATCGGGTGCAGCCTGCTGGACTTGGCGCCCGCGACAGTTTGCGGTTGGAAGCAGGCTTGCCGCTTTACGGGCATGATCTGGATGTGAACACTGACCCGGTGTCTGCGGGACTTCTGTTCGCTTTGACCAAAAGCCGCCGTGAAACAGGCGGCTGGATGGGGCATGAAACATGTGCCCGAATGCTGGCTGACGGCGCACCGACCAAACGGGTTGGATTGAAAGTCGAAGGACGTATGCCAGCACGCGAGGGCGCGCTGGTTTTCAGCGGCGACACCGAAATTGGCCGCGTCACCAGCGGCGGTTTTTCGCCCACGCTCGGTTACCCGATTGCGATGGCCTATGTCATGGCAGATTACGCCAAACCCGGCACCGCTTTACAGATTGAAGTACGGAACAAACGGCTCGATGCAGCGGTCGTGCCAATGCCTTTCGTGCCCCAGAATTACTACCGAGGAGAATGA
- a CDS encoding ArsR/SmtB family transcription factor, which yields MMIEMTMRALADPTRLRIMRLLSAMELAVGELAQVLGQSQPRVSRHVAILCDAGLAERHREGSWVFLRSCAGSERGTAIGEAVARLLAIAEREDTEFATMCADDRRQLANIRGAREHSAAEYFAVHAEEWDELRKLHSADQIVEDRLLEALGEQHLGQMLDIGTGSGRMAELFAPMADRVIALDKSLDMLRVARAKLQNLPADSVELVQGDFLTLPFQAHRFDTVLLHQVLHFAQDPAAALAEAARVTRPEGRIAIVDFAAHQREDLRDKHAHVRLGFSDKAIKELLREAGYQPEKPIALDEGELTVKIWLGTRLGLPVATDTRKVAS from the coding sequence ATGATGATCGAAATGACCATGCGGGCACTGGCTGACCCGACCAGATTGCGCATTATGCGGCTACTTTCGGCAATGGAGCTGGCGGTGGGTGAATTGGCGCAGGTCTTAGGGCAAAGCCAGCCCCGAGTTTCACGGCATGTAGCAATCCTATGCGACGCGGGCTTGGCCGAGCGCCATCGTGAAGGAAGCTGGGTTTTCCTGCGATCATGCGCAGGCAGCGAGCGCGGAACCGCGATTGGAGAAGCGGTGGCCCGATTGCTTGCCATCGCAGAACGTGAAGATACCGAATTTGCGACGATGTGCGCCGATGATCGCCGCCAACTTGCCAATATCCGTGGTGCGCGTGAACACAGCGCGGCTGAGTATTTCGCTGTCCATGCCGAAGAATGGGACGAATTGCGCAAACTTCACAGTGCTGACCAAATTGTTGAAGATCGTCTGTTGGAAGCACTGGGCGAGCAACACCTCGGGCAAATGCTGGACATTGGCACCGGCAGCGGCAGAATGGCCGAATTGTTCGCGCCCATGGCGGATCGTGTGATCGCGCTCGACAAAAGCCTCGATATGTTGCGGGTGGCTCGGGCGAAATTACAGAACCTTCCCGCTGACTCGGTCGAATTGGTGCAGGGTGATTTTCTGACCTTGCCGTTTCAGGCGCACCGGTTTGATACAGTCCTGCTCCATCAAGTGCTGCATTTCGCGCAAGATCCAGCAGCGGCGCTGGCCGAGGCAGCGCGTGTCACCCGTCCCGAAGGCCGAATTGCGATTGTCGATTTTGCCGCGCATCAGCGCGAAGATCTGCGCGACAAACACGCGCATGTCCGGCTGGGTTTTTCCGATAAGGCGATCAAAGAATTGTTGCGCGAAGCGGGATATCAGCCAGAAAAACCGATTGCGCTCGATGAAGGCGAATTGACTGTCAAAATCTGGCTCGGCACCCGTCTGGGTCTTCCAGTAGCGACGGACACAAGGAAAGTCGCATCATGA
- the metF gene encoding methylenetetrahydrofolate reductase [NAD(P)H], translated as MSTPSIMPLDQMREAVTALDTPLFSGLPGDINASFEFFPPKTEKMEEKLWAAVQELAPLHPSFVSVTYGAGGSTRERTHNTVARIIGEAGLPAAAHLTCVDASKAEIREVAEQYWEAGVRHIVALRGDAGEPGAPFVPHPDGYKSAADLVSGLREIADFEISVAAYPETHPDADCPQSDLDNLKRKLDAGATRAISQFFFSADTFFRFRDAVAAKGINAPILPGILPVTNVAQARKFAGACGAKIPPWMDGLFDGLDERPAARQLVAATVAAELCRRLYAGGVRDFHFYTLNRADLAYAICHMLGMRPKKGPQ; from the coding sequence ATGAGTACCCCTTCGATTATGCCGTTGGATCAAATGCGTGAAGCAGTGACTGCGCTTGACACTCCGCTGTTCTCCGGGCTCCCGGGTGATATCAACGCGTCATTCGAGTTTTTTCCGCCGAAAACGGAAAAGATGGAGGAGAAGTTATGGGCGGCGGTGCAAGAACTCGCCCCGCTTCACCCCAGTTTTGTATCGGTGACCTATGGAGCGGGCGGCTCTACCCGTGAACGCACTCACAACACCGTCGCGCGGATTATTGGCGAGGCAGGGCTTCCCGCCGCCGCGCATCTGACCTGCGTCGATGCGAGCAAGGCCGAAATTCGCGAAGTGGCGGAGCAATATTGGGAGGCTGGCGTACGCCATATTGTCGCTTTGCGCGGCGATGCGGGTGAACCAGGCGCCCCCTTCGTGCCGCACCCTGACGGCTATAAGAGTGCTGCTGATTTGGTTTCAGGTCTGAGAGAAATCGCGGATTTTGAAATTTCGGTCGCGGCCTATCCCGAAACACATCCTGACGCTGATTGCCCGCAAAGCGATCTCGACAATTTGAAACGCAAGTTGGATGCAGGCGCGACCCGAGCGATCAGCCAGTTCTTCTTCTCTGCCGATACATTTTTTCGGTTTCGCGATGCTGTGGCGGCCAAAGGCATTAACGCGCCGATATTGCCGGGCATTCTGCCGGTTACCAATGTTGCGCAGGCTCGCAAATTCGCTGGGGCGTGCGGCGCGAAGATCCCGCCATGGATGGATGGTCTGTTTGACGGTCTGGATGAACGCCCTGCTGCTCGCCAATTGGTCGCAGCGACCGTCGCCGCTGAACTCTGCCGCCGCCTCTATGCTGGCGGTGTACGGGATTTCCATTTCTACACATTGAACCGAGCCGATCTCGCCTATGCGATCTGTCACATGCTGGGCATGCGCCCGAAGAAAGGCCCCCAATGA